From one Lolium rigidum isolate FL_2022 chromosome 4, APGP_CSIRO_Lrig_0.1, whole genome shotgun sequence genomic stretch:
- the LOC124648858 gene encoding F-box protein At5g07610-like — translation MAPEPAAGLPEDVLAEVLGRLPPLVLAASRRVCRAWRDAIDARLRGHLLSRSVRGIFIKFIGHCFSDFFSRPSTGPAICGGLDFLPSEGVKVTDHCNGLLLCGDRERDYVVNPATRRWARLPRRPPPQMPGFGHSAYLAFDPAVSPHYQVFMIPRLPGASESNDNALLESEWPPASYVLHVLSSTAGQWEEETFLREGEAAGIVADMDSDLWYDRYHAVYWRSTLYIHCQHGYITRMSLSDHTYKVIRLPAADELRGYPNYYLGRSLKGVYCTKDNLWNGLQLWHLDESRHQTEWVLKHDIDLTSFARNLYAFDYRKRYGEDRAQKIGGPWILQDVNHRKVMEEYRSPYYRAPLEEKYDWNSDEDNFLDIEDVVQGGYSGDYRFLGFHPYKEIVYLELCMGRGVAYDWNSSKFQDLGCIEPRDHHYVEEGITASFPYTPCWMGEFPGNELESLLEDEAIARRKLEREAQLEDHSNFSFVDEYELHKLRGRAKREKDSVSKIRRRRRVTAR, via the exons ATGGCGCCGGAGCCGGCCGCGGGGCTACCCGAAGACGTCCTCGCGGAGGTCCTAGGGCGCCTCCCGCCGCTCGTCCTGGCCGCGTCCCGGCGGGTCTGCAGGGCGTGGCGCGACGCCATCGACGCCCGCCTGCGCGGCCACCTGCTCTCGCGCTCGGTGCGCGGGATCTTCATCAAGTTCATCGGCCATTGCTTCTCGGATTTCTTCTCCCGTCCCTCCACGGGGCCGGCGATCTGCGGAGGGCTCGACTTCCTGCCCAGCGAAGGCGTCAAGGTCACGGATCACTGCAACGGGCTCCTGCTCTGCGGCGATCGGGAGCGTGACTACGTCGTCAACCCGGCCACGCGGCGGTGGGCGCGCCTGCCCCGACGCCCTCCACCGCAGATGCCGGGGTTCGGCCACAGCGCCTACCTCGCGTTCGATCCCGCCGTGTCGCCACACTACCAGGTTTTCATGATCCCACGCCTGCCAGGCGCCAGCGAATCGAATGACAACGCCTTGCTTGAATCGGAGTGGCCTCCCGCGTCCTACGTGCTGCATGTGTTATCGTCGACGGCCGGCCAGTGGGAAGAGGAGACCtttcttcgggaaggggaggccgCGGGGATCGTCGCAGACATGGATTCCGATCTATGGTACGATCGATATCATGCCGTCTACTGGCGAAGCACGCTCTACATCCATTGCCAGCATGGCTATATTACAAG AATGTCCTTGTCAGATCACACATACAAAGTAATTAGACTACCGGCTGCCGATGAGTTGAGAGGATATCCCAACTACTATTTGGGGAGATCGCTGAAAGGGGTCTATTGcacaaaagataatttatggAACGGGCTTCAGCTTTGGCACCTCGATGAATCACGCCATCAAACAGAATGGGTGTTAAAGCATGACATCGATCTCACCTCTTTTGCGCGCAATCTCTACGCGTTTGACTATCGTAAGAGGTATGGGGAGGATCGTGCTCAAAAAATAGGCGGACCATGGATCCTACAGGACGTTAACCATCGTAAGGTCATGGAGGAATATCGTAGCCCTTATTACAGAGCACCACTGGAAGAAAAATATGACTGGAACTCTGACGAGGATAACTTTCTCGACATCGAAGATGTTGttcaaggaggatatagtggagattatcGTTTCCTTGGGTTTCACCCTTATAAGGAGATTGTCTATCTGGAATTATGCATGGGAAGAGGAGTGGCCTATGACTGGAATAGCTCAAAATTTCAGGACTTGGGCTGTATAGAACCAAGAGACCACCATTACGTCGAAGAAGGGATAACCGCATCTTTCCCGTACACGCCTTGTTGGATGGGCGAGTTTCCTGGAAATGAATTGGAATCTCTACTTGAAGATGAGGCGATAGCTAGAAGAAAATTGGAACGGGAAGCTCAGCTAGAAGATCACTCCAACTTTAGCTTCGTGGACGAGTACGAGCTGCACAAGCTCCGTGGGCGAGCCAAGAGGGAAAAGGATTCTGTCAGCAAAATTCGTCGCAGACGCCGCGTCACAGCACGGTAG